The Procambarus clarkii isolate CNS0578487 chromosome 92, FALCON_Pclarkii_2.0, whole genome shotgun sequence genomic interval aataaataaataatattatatatatatatatatatatatatatatatatatatatatatatatatataagccaaacATGTATAATAcaccctggcttcctgtcccccgataacggaatattattattattattttcagctGTTAATCATTGATATGTAATTGTCTTTcagagaaatattttttttttttaatatacagtatttaATTTACAGTATAATATAAATTATGTTTTGTTTGATAAACTTGTGCCTATGAAGGAGAGACTAGTTCTCTAGCTACAGCCCAAGAACAATTAATGTCTCAAATACTTAAACACATATGAAATGTGGGGACAGGCATGTGGCTTCTGATGTAATTTTTGTTAACTAATATTATATACTATACTGTATTTTGTTTTACATATTACATATTATTAAATACCTGTATAATTATCACATAATAAATAAACTGGGTAATAAAATTTTATAAAAAACAAGACCAGTCAAGCTGATATACGTGTTCAGTCAAGTTTGTGGACATTACGATGTGTTGCATTTACATTTGGCTTATACTGTTTACATGAAGCCCAGATTATGTAACTTGGCTTCTGGGCATCACTGCACTTCAGTCAGTAACCACAGTATATGCATGCTAAGTACAAGATTTTAGCCGTTAACTTAATAACATTACATGGTGATTTTAATACTGACCAATAATCTATATATAAAACTTAAAAATTTTGTATGTGAACTAGTAGAAATAACTGGGCGAGATCCACTTTGTATACAAAGTGTCTTGTATCCTTACCTTCCATCTTTGCAAATAAGAATCTGAGAACTTGAGCCAATTCTGAATTTCCTCTAATCGTGTGCATGTTGAGCAAATACCGTCTTCTAAACACCAATTTTGCGGCTTCTTATTGGATGTAAAACAATAAACTGCTTTCTCCCTCAAAGCCCTGATGATTATGTACCAGAAGGTTTTGGATTTGGCCATTCCAATGGTTTCTTCATTCTTATTTAGAAAATATAAAACTTCACCTTCTTTATATAATTCACTTCGCACCTGTAATCAAAATAAATCATATGAAGTTCATCGAGACAAAATTTAATTGTACAAAACTGgtatatacaaaaataaaaaacataaGCATATATGTGCTGTAACATAAGTACAGTActaaatattatatttttatacACTCATCCACCAGCCCTTCAACAGAACAGTATCTGTAATGTCTACTCACAGACCTACCAACATAGGAtaaaaaacccacacttgtgtatttgcgaGAGTTATGTAAAGAAATTtcaccaagtctttcacactctcctgagtgctttgtcaacttCTGAGTGTGTGgataggacgagacttacatctcgacATTTGATTAGATGttaagatgtaagtctcgtcctaatcacatactcagaccttgacaaagcactcatgaTAGTGCAAATGACTTGGTGAAATTTCTTTACATAAATCTCACAAATACAGAAGAGTGGGCTTTTATCCTACACTACAGTACCATCCACTCATCCCAACCCCCCCTCACATACTCCTTGCATaacacctggcccccccccccatcatacaCCCACCCACATCCTCACTATACCCCACACGCACAGATCATTACAtccaatatacacacacaaaaagtATGAGAGGtacgagctatgaggaaagactacaGGACCTAAACCTCCCGTCctagaagacagaaaagtaaggggagacatgacaacaaccttcaaaattctcaggggaattgacagggtggacaaagacaaactatttagcatgggtggaacacaaacaaggggacacaggtggaaactgagtacccaaatgagccacaaagacattagaaggaattttttcagtgtcagagtagctaacaaatggaatgcattaggcagagatatggtgaaggcagactccatacacagttttaaatgtagatttgatagagcccaataggctccagaatctgtacaccagttgactgacagtcgagaggagggaccaaagagccaaagctcaacccccgcaagcacaactaggtgtgtacacacatatCATTACATCCCATTCACACAGAGATCATTacatcccatacacacacacacacacacacacacacacacacacacacacacacacacacacacacacagatcattacatcccacacacacacacacacagatcattaCATCCCATACACATATAACACACACAACTACATTCAGGTTATTACACACACATCCCATATTACACCCAACACATACACACCCCTCACTATACCCATCACATGTACACGCCCTCACTACACTACATACAACATATACACCccctcactacacccaacacACCCCTCACTACAATTGAGGGGTGGGACCAaaaagctgaagctcaaccctctcaagcacaactgggcaaGTACACCCAGCACACACTTGACCTTTACTACACCTAACACACACTTGACCTTCACTACACCTAACACACAGAATCCCCCTTCACTACTACCCCACACTATCACCCATAGCTTCCCTCACCCCTATACACACAGCTCTGTATTCAAAACAAGACAATACTTCCTGAAGATAATGATAGGTAAGGATTTATAAGCACTAACACACAGTGCATACTGTGCTGCAATGCATCTATATGTTGCAAGGTAAGTTATTATGTCTAACACAGATAAATATCACTAACCAGTATTTACATGAAAATTTGCAAGATTAACCCCAGGACTGAGCAGCTATATAAAAGTACTGTACTATACCTAGGTGCATATGACTAAATAGTTAACAAATCAAATGAGAAAAATGACATGACAATTGAAGCAGTGTAATGGTTAAAGCTTTTATCAAAATCTACAATTTGTATTAGTACCGTGCTAGTAACATGGGAAAAACACTTTGTTTAAATAAGTTAAAGTTCGAGTCCTTCAAAGCTGAACACTCAAACTTCAAACAGAATTGCAGTTATTTCTCATAGAAAACAATAATTTCAAGAAATTGATTGCATTCTTATGTAGAACATGAAAGAATGCTAAAAACACACCTTTTATTTGAACCCCAGACCATGTTAGAGTACTAGGCAGGCAAAAATCACTTACCATTTGTCTCCCTCCTCTCAAGGAGTGAGCACTAAGAACTCAAATCATAGGATAACAACAACGGACATTTGCTACTATGTGATTTAAAACAcaagggacaaacaaattctaTTTCAAATGATTCCTCTCTAGATCAGGCATCAACTACCACAGCTAGAGAATCTGGAACAGGAAACAAAAATTAAAGTCTAAAGATTTGCTTTGATGATGAAATGTACCTACCCACCTTAAGGAAGGTAAAGAATATTAAATTTGGATTAAGATCATTAACTTTTTAATAAAGTTGGCTGAACTCAAAACATTATTTGGCAAGATAAATACGAAAAGAACGTAATGATATAAAATTTACACACACAGGgtactatttactgttaggtgaacaaaggaattgggtgaaaggaaacttgcCTACTAATTTCTGTTCCATCCGGGATCCCTGACTGTGCACAGAGAATGACGCAAACTGTACTACAAGACTTGACTATGTAAATGTACTTCCTTAGCCTGCTCCAGTAACCCCTCCACACTTAACACTGGTAGCTACCGTACCTTTATTATCTGCTCAGTTTAAATCCTTCCACAATGTTGACAATCATTTTAACATTTAGTTCCTGTTACAATAAATCTACCCATTATTTTAAGTTAAATTATAAACTTAtgtaagaggaggaggagaagagggatGTCCTTGTTTTTTGTGACCCACATGCACCTAACTTTCTCCGCAATTCAACAACCTATATAACAGTATCACTTATTCAACAACCTATATAACAGTATCACTTATTCAACAACCTATATAACATATAACAATTCAACAACCTATATAACATATATCACTTTCCCCCATCTGCCAATAACATACTGTATaacaaacattttttttttacttttatacTCACTAAAGAGTGGTTTACTTTCCATCTTGGAATTATTTTCTCTCCAATCTACTCCCTACAACAGTGGTtcccatcttttttttttttttggtgggggttggggggggggacagcCCTATTTTCTAACACTCAAAAGACCCTCAAAGGGGGGGTTACGACCCACTGCTCTCCAGCCACATCTGCACACCTTCGGTATAACATAATCCTTATACCCGATGATTTCTTCCCCCCTTCATCAGAACGTAATGCTACATGAAATTTTTTTCTTTGCAGCTTACCTTAGTCTGGTGTTGTAATACATCTTTTGCTTCAATTATTGAATAAGCAGGAGAAGTGAAGCCTAATGCAGTTAAGAggttgagggtgtggtgtggaGGTAGTGCAAGAAGGCTAGACTCTTCATATTCACTATAAACTGGAGTGAATGAGATAACATTGAGCTGAGGTTTATCCAAGTGGCTGAGGTTAATAATATGCTGGTTTTCAGGCTGGAGAAGTTCACACACAGCAGTGCACTTGGTATAGTGTAAGAAACTGAACATCAGCTGCCGATGCTTAGCATCCAGATCATTCAAAGTGTCCCACAGTGATCTAGCCACAACCTATGGAAACAATTATCAGTATAAACATAAACATTTATACAAAAACCATTAGAGAGAGCTTGAAAAAGTATATATTTATGTAGCAGTGAATTTAATATTAACCATTAAAAAATCACACCAGATAACCACAAGATTATGTTAAAAATAAGCTCTTGTTATTAAACTAGATGCTTGTAATCTAACCTTAGCCACTGTGTATCTCTCACCGTCATACAGCTCAAtgtcttttctttccctgatcaacaTGTGGACATTCTTGCTTCCAGTAAAAAGATAAAACCGACCTTCAATGTACCTGAAACGGAAAACAAAAAGACAATTTTTTAGTCCATGTTTAGAAGAAAAACTGTTCAACAATTTCACTAGTCCATGGATTTTTTTTAACAATtctttatatactgtactgtattttcaaAAACTTCATCAAATTTAAAATTGACccttatataatatttttttatataatgcCTCCAAAATCTGTTAATAAATATACTGTAAGGTACATTTGCTGGCCTCACTGAGGCCACTAAcgctagtggccctcaggtaatttCAGGTAAATTATGAAAAATAGTTAAAGTATAGTAATTAACATAAGTTATAATAATCTGATTAGATGCTCAAGCAAAATCTGcagtaaatcaaacaaaggagaaATATATATCTTCTTTTCTGGTTAGTACACACTACAGTAAGTCACCACCCCTTCTATCATTAAGCTAttccaatacagtactgtatctgcCATCACCAAACTGTTCAATGAAGAACATTTATTATTCTCCTGCTGATCAGGAACTGTACACCTAGTCGTATGAAGCAGTGGGGTGCAGCCAGGGATGTTTCATTGATTCTATACGAGTTAATTCATTGATTCTATACGAATTGATTCAATGGCTAGTGTTCAAGATGCTGTACTGTTAATGGATAAACCAAAAATGGTATCTTTAATTTCCCTTCTATTGCACTACTATTTATCTTCAGGCTGATGCATTCCCAACCACTGAAAATAGGAAATGGGGAGATATGATAtttaatgctaaataatatttcaATCTGTTTGTATCATAACTGCAATGCCTTGTGTATACCTCATAAATCACATTGTTCCTACATATGAACTCCTGACACACCTCTACCAATTTATTGCACAATCTATTAAATCAATTACATTTATAGTACAGATACTTaaaatctcatttgaattaactgccccattccctcctctccctcaattTTGTTTAAGATTCAGAGTAATTCTATACTGTATCTTCTGGACATTAgaacaacggtctcgcttcatgctcaTAAGTGTTCAATCCATGAGTGTTTAAGTGgcttggcaccattcctcccccccccccccgtcccatccagtcccaaatccttatcctaatccctttCAAGTGATCATACTGTAGTCACAATAGCTTAACACctcctcctgatagttcccttcccttcctgatcttcatGGAAACTATCTGTTATTTATTGGCAGTATTTTTCATGAAAGCCCTCCTGATAGTCAGAAAATAAGTTTTGTCTAATTGTATGCAATTTGTTAATAGTGTACTCCCACTGCCAAACAACAAACTGCATTATTCCTTTATCACTGCCATGGGCTGTAACCTTTATAAAGAGCACTATAAACCACCATACCTGCCACTGAAGTGAGCTGCTTCTCCATTCACTTTATTCATACAAACAACTTTGGAAGATGTGCTGGGATCCTCTAAGCAATATTGTTTCCATAGATCATTATTTTCTGGCTGATGTTCATCTTCATCTCCAACACCACCTGTAAATTTTTTATTGGCATAGATTACCACATCAGACTTGCCCTTGAACTCCAAGATTGTTGCACCACGAGGAATCTGAAACATAATATGAAATTTGCCATTAGAATTAATCTAATGCTATACTAAGAGCTTTTCCTCCATAAATATGACTGTTAATACAATAATATTAATGATTCAGTATAAGCTGAAGTCTCCCTCCAGTATTGTTGGAGATGCGAGGGTAAGCTCTCACTGGGATTCTAACATGCAACATGAATTAAAATTGTACGTCTTTCTCTTTCCATCTGGTCCACTTATTTATGTGTATGTTAACTTGGCTACGGCTCTGGGAGAGTCGACTAAACCTGTCAGTTTTTACAATGTTTCCTCTTGGTTATTTCTGCTTGATCCTGTATTCCGCTCTCTTGACTCTGGCCCCAAATCTTTACCTTTTTAATGCAGTACCTCATAGTTAATTCCTGTTAGGTTTCTTAATGGGCATTTGTACCAGTGGTTCTGTATTTAGGGAATGATGATCATGTTTATTCAGCCTTTGATTATTGGTAACCCCCTTATGTGGCATTTATTTATTCTTAAGTTCAATTTACTTAGTTAATTTAATATACAGTGTTACCAGTTTATATGTTTGTTTTTTAAATTATCCTATTTTATATTTAAAACACTTTACAGTACAGGTATTTTAAAATTGAACTTTATTTTAACCCTTTTctttattttaaaataaaaattttGTATGAATTTTATTTCAGACCTAGAAACAATTTTCTAGCCACAGGGCCAGATTTATAAGGGGGTAAAGGGGACAATTGTTCCGGGCTTCCCTGGCAGAGGGTTCCCTAGTCTTCCTTTATAAAAtaattaatatcttacacagcagTACAAAAAGTAAAACTTAGCAGGGAAGAGCATAATTTAAAGAAATAAAGGCATCACAACACTTCATACCTTATCTGATCACCAGTAATTTTATATCACTTTAGTCTATATTACAAACTGAAAATGTAGTCTAAGTTATTCGAAGTTAATAAAACTGAGAAAAATAAAATCAGACAAGTGTCTTCTTTGGAACCTAACTTTTTTTGTCAAGCATATGTAGTTTATAACCACTGTAGTTTCctgtactttttttttatttgtcgtGTAATCTAAATTCTATATGGAAGGCCCCTGAATTAAAAGTGCCCTAGAGCCCCCAAGATCTAAATCCATTACTGCAAACACAGGTCACTTTTCTAACTAATGATCAAAAAGTGCTTGATGTTCAAGGTAACTTTTCCCAGTTAAAGATTGCATTCTTGCCTTGTAAACAATTTCAACATATTATATCAGGTTAAACTTTTTATTTTAAGGTATTTTAAACTACAGCATATACTGCATATAAATTGCCTCATCTTTGGGAAACTTTACTTAAGATATACCTGTACAGTATTTTGATTTTATGGTAAAAGTctgtttttttaataaaaaaatatttttgtttgACTTTAACCAAATCACTATTATTCTCAATTAGATTTTCTtgtaaataatttaattattttattatacaaccagtacagtacagtatagcaaATTTCCAGGtgaaatcaaatcaaataaacaatcaactattatcaaaattattaatACAACAATCCAAAATGTAGTGTATTAGGATAACATTAGTCAAGCTGAAAATAAAACCTACCAATTTGCGGACCTCCGAATCTTTGTTGTAGATTTCATCATCGGGGCCGTGGCCATTGACCCTGATATCGTGAAGGATGGCAGGGTTCCCGGTGGGTAGGATGCCTTCTGGGACATTAGCACTCACAATTCTTaccttctttttctctctcatttTTTGCAAAGCAGTGTCATACCTGCAAATGTCAGAATTCTATTTGGGAATACTGTACTGTTATTAAATACTAAAGTATTATACATTGTAATTAAAAACATTAGAAATAAAAGGGATCCCAGACTTACGAAAAAAACAGAAATACGAACGATTTTATATATCACTGTTTTTGTAGCAATCCGCTATACAAATCAACACTACCATTCCCCTTAATACAAACAGTGCTAATTTTACATCTGTACTGACATGTGAGATGCAACAAAAATGTCCACATGGCCCATTATTGGCATGCAGTGACCTATGCTACCCACGTCAGCAGTACAGAACTAATATTCTCATATTCAGTGTAGACCCGCTGCATAATCTGTGGACCTTTTCAGTAGTTTATCaagaaattaattattattattattaatggctGATAAGAACTGGGGTGTGTTCATTTTAAATGAagttaaaaacaaataaaaataatgatTTTTTAAATTCTTAATGTACTGTATCTCATTTACTAGCACAATACAGTAAATAATAGGTAGCAGTAGACTTGGGTATACATAGTACCAAAACATGCTATGCATTGTCCCAATAGTACTGTCATTTGTTGTTATAACTTGCCTACCATTTTAGCTTATGTTGCTTACATACAAAGAATCTCATTTAGGTTTAAGTATGTAGGGCACTCTTATTATCCCATTACACTTGTATATATTCTCctaattatttttacattttcCCTGAAATGctctgcatattagtggctttacatatacagtatattgtacTTCTCTTACCTTCAAATTCTCCACTGTTCATGTATCATGTGCATgtacttttataaatattattattgctatattattattattatttatagtaTTTGAATAATTGGATTATGCTGAAAGTGTCTTAGTCTTGTACAATATATGATAAAACTTATGGCATGACCACACGCATAATGTAGGCTTATACGACAGAAATGGTAGACGGCACTTACATTTCTGCAGCATAAAGACTGTTTTCAGCATAAACAGTCATCTTCTGTACTGATGACATGAATGATTTTGGTAGCTTCTTGTGCACCTTTTTTTTGTATACATCATTAAGTTCCTTCATTAGCACCTCCATAGACAGTGGCGAATCCATAGTTGTCACAagctattaaatatatatatactgtattagcaAAAAGGTTTACAGTACTGCATAAAAATTTATACTGTATTGTATAGTCAAAATAAAATGATATGCTATGAAATGAGGAATTCTGAAAACTTAGGTAAGCATTAGCAAATCAAGACAATAAAGGTGTAAAATAATTATCAAGTGTGAAGTGGAATGAATTTTCATTAAAGAAATACAGCCAATGCTATGTACAACTACTGTAAATGCTCTTCAGTCAGATTTGATCGAATAAGGTAGTCCCAGTtttcataccaaacatatgcaacaGCATTACAAATATTATGAGCagtgggtgtttggtgtgtggctGTAGGAGGCATAACAGGtctgatctcatcgaaacttaatatacagtactgtattgaacAATTTGGAGACTGTTGAATCTGATCAATTATTCAAGGGTTCAAATGTAACACATACAAGGAGCAATCACTTCAAACTCAagtcacaatgtaggacagaatacAGAAGACGCTTTtttcagggttataaacccatggatctGCCTACCCGTCGAAGTCATTTGGCTGTTAGGGGAGGGAGTCTCTCCCACGATACAACTCACGACAACTGATAAACTCCTAGATACCTACTTTATTACAGACAGAAATCACATCGTACACAAAACCGATTCGCCAGTGAATTTTGAAACCTACTTAAAATAACCTAGCTAAACCCAATCTAACTCAATGTAACGTAATCTAACTATCCCAATACTGTacagcctaacctaagctaatacacCCTAGCAttacaatatatgtatatacggTTTTAATAAAACAGAAAATAAGCTTCAGTCGAATTGTCTCGTGTCCGAAACGGCCATACCCCTTTATTACTAAGTGAATACCTGTATAGGCATCAGGCTAAAGAAATTCAGCTCAAATGTCTCATCCTGCTTGAGAATCAAACCTGGGACCATTTGTTAGTGAACTTACTGTGTTGACACTGTGGATATGTGTTGTGAGTAAATGATAGGTGGGGTGAGCCTTTGGATGGTGGTGGCTTGGGCATGTGGGTGGAGTAAGGGGTCCGTAACAGGGTGTGATCAAGTCGTACATAAGTGTCTCGACAAACCTCATTTTCTAATTGCCAAAACAGTAAATATAATTAGGTTAGGAACGCTTTGGTTTAGCTTCGGTAAGGTTAAATGGATACAAATAATTTTGAACCAAaacgttttatttatttatttataaggtacaatgggtttgtgagattaaaTAATATTGGTATTTTAAcaatcttgcaaagccactaacacagtgTTTTGGGCAGAGTTCTCAATGGATTCTGAAACCTACCCAACACAACCTACCCCAACCTAAGCTAACAAACTCAAACATAATTACTTATACCTGTATATGGTTTTTACAATTAGAAAATCTATAAGCTTTATCTATGTCTATGTACGATTTAACCACACCCCAGGCAGGTCGGGCTTTAAAATAACTTAGTGAACAGTGTTAAATAGGAAGAGATGTCTATCCTTCCATAAAAAGAGATCTACAGTACATACTCAACTTAATCGAGGTTCAATCCCCCGGGCGGAAGAgcaacggttgggcacgtttcctttcacctgatacctttgttcacctagcaataaatagtacctgggtgttaggaaACTGTTGTGGGGAGTCCCCTAACCATTAGAATGTGCATACCAGTCCCCAGAAAGAGATGAGAGATACTATAATAACCTCCCAGATGATAACTACTCAGTTACAGCACAAGATTTACCTTTCTTCTTTCCAATAAACTGGCTTACGTATCCAAAATATTTATCGTAGTGGCATTAGGGTCACACATGCCGTATAAAACACCACAATTCTTATAAAGTTAGGAGGAGAAAGGCAGCGTCTCTATAGCTTGCCCTTCAGTGAGGTACTATGGTGGAGTACTGGTACACAGTTACTATGGCAACCATCAATATATTGATGATTTACAGCAGACATCAACGTAAACAAGCCGTCATTGGTAGCAACAATCAAAATTAgtagcccctaaatcaacaaccatAAAAATTAGCACACCATTTTTATATTAATTATACAAAACAAATGTTTATGTAATTATCGGACCGTATCCATTCAAATTCTCACTATATACGTAgtgagaattatatatatataatccttccatatacagtatattgcACAATTCCAATGGATTTTGAGAAATCAAATTCTATTCTTGAATTAAAAGTTATTACCCTGtagataagtatgtatatatatatatatatatatatatatatatatatatatatatatatatatatatatatatatatatatatatatatatatatatatatatatatatatatatatgcgaacaagcctgaatggtccccaggacaatatgcaactgaaaactcacaccccagaagtgactcgaacccatactcccaggtgcaacgcaactggtatgtacaagacgccttaatccacttgaccatcacgaccggacataatgaggtgatagccgaggctatttgaaccaccccaccgccggcactcggatagtaatcttgggcatagcattttaccaaatcacctcattctttggggcacacgtgaggaacacaaatgcgaacaagcctgaatggtccccaggacaatatgcaactgaaaactcacaccccagatatatatatatatatatatatatatacatatatatatatatacatatatatat includes:
- the LOC123775069 gene encoding uncharacterized protein isoform X2 encodes the protein MDSPLSMEVLMKELNDVYKKKVHKKLPKSFMSSVQKMTVYAENSLYAAEMYDTALQKMREKKKVRIVSANVPEGILPTGNPAILHDIRVNGHGPDDEIYNKDSEVRKLIPRGATILEFKGKSDVVIYANKKFTGGVGDEDEHQPENNDLWKQYCLEDPSTSSKVVCMNKVNGEAAHFSGRYIEGRFYLFTGSKNVHMLIRERKDIELYDGERYTVAKVVARSLWDTLNDLDAKHRQLMFSFLHYTKCTAVCELLQPENQHIINLSHLDKPQLNVISFTPVYSEYEESSLLALPPHHTLNLLTALGFTSPAYSIIEAKDVLQHQTKVRSELYKEGEVLYFLNKNEETIGMAKSKTFWYIIIRALREKAVYCFTSNKKPQNWCLEDGICSTCTRLEEIQNWLKFSDSYLQRWKEMGKGFLQWLSEELEKEQIAVEDIRPKFPIIWEKFLSDKEWTDKIYP
- the LOC123775069 gene encoding uncharacterized protein isoform X1, with the translated sequence MSELNCFAGLFSVKTKKRASNSLKLVTTMDSPLSMEVLMKELNDVYKKKVHKKLPKSFMSSVQKMTVYAENSLYAAEMYDTALQKMREKKKVRIVSANVPEGILPTGNPAILHDIRVNGHGPDDEIYNKDSEVRKLIPRGATILEFKGKSDVVIYANKKFTGGVGDEDEHQPENNDLWKQYCLEDPSTSSKVVCMNKVNGEAAHFSGRYIEGRFYLFTGSKNVHMLIRERKDIELYDGERYTVAKVVARSLWDTLNDLDAKHRQLMFSFLHYTKCTAVCELLQPENQHIINLSHLDKPQLNVISFTPVYSEYEESSLLALPPHHTLNLLTALGFTSPAYSIIEAKDVLQHQTKVRSELYKEGEVLYFLNKNEETIGMAKSKTFWYIIIRALREKAVYCFTSNKKPQNWCLEDGICSTCTRLEEIQNWLKFSDSYLQRWKEMGKGFLQWLSEELEKEQIAVEDIRPKFPIIWEKFLSDKEWTDKIYP
- the LOC123775069 gene encoding uncharacterized protein isoform X3, which codes for MREKKKVRIVSANVPEGILPTGNPAILHDIRVNGHGPDDEIYNKDSEVRKLIPRGATILEFKGKSDVVIYANKKFTGGVGDEDEHQPENNDLWKQYCLEDPSTSSKVVCMNKVNGEAAHFSGRYIEGRFYLFTGSKNVHMLIRERKDIELYDGERYTVAKVVARSLWDTLNDLDAKHRQLMFSFLHYTKCTAVCELLQPENQHIINLSHLDKPQLNVISFTPVYSEYEESSLLALPPHHTLNLLTALGFTSPAYSIIEAKDVLQHQTKVRSELYKEGEVLYFLNKNEETIGMAKSKTFWYIIIRALREKAVYCFTSNKKPQNWCLEDGICSTCTRLEEIQNWLKFSDSYLQRWKEMGKGFLQWLSEELEKEQIAVEDIRPKFPIIWEKFLSDKEWTDKIYP